ACCTTTGATGGTTTCAAGAAAATTGATGGTACTGCAAAAGCTCTCGCCGCGGCTAAGTTGTACTGTGATCCGGCACAGCGCCGGCATCCATTCCTGACATTTATCGGTCCTCCTGGGGTCGGCAAGACCCATCTGGCCCAAGCGATCGGTTGGTGGTGGGCTGAGAGTTTGAAGTTCAATTTTCGTTATGTCCAAGCCGAGAAGATGCTGGACCAACTCCGACGATGTTTCGACCGGCGAAGCGACAGTCCGGAGGATGATTTTGATACTCAACTCAATTTCCTCTGTAAGGTTCCGCTCCTCATCTTAGATGATCTAGGCACCGAATCATCGAGCGACTGGTCCAGGGCGAAACTGCAATCGGTCATCGACGACCGTTATGAGAACGGGCGATTGACCGTTGTGACCACTAACGACCCAGCAAAAATACCTTCGCGCGTTCTCTCAAGGTTAAGAGAGGGCGTAATTGTTGCCATTGATGCGCAGGATTACCGATTAACAATAGCATCAGAAAGATCAGTGTAATCACTCAAGAGGCTGGTGGAGTAATGCCGATTGCAACCGAGAAAGACCTGCCGCGCCGGGATATGGAAATGATAGCGAACTCCGGGGCCGTCTGTGGCACATGCGGCGCCGTGCTGACGGTGGCATGGGGTGGAGAACTCGGCTGGATCCTCCGCTGTGGCCGCAGCCTGGAGCACAATACCATGCGGCGGCTCAGTGCCAAATCATCAAAAGAACTCGAGGGCGAGAAAGTTTACAGGAGAATGAAGATGCAAGGAACCGAACTCACCACCATATCACCCGAGAAGATGTTGGCCGAGCGCATGCCGGCAGCCATGTTTCCCCAGTCTATGTCCATGGAACAGCGCCTTTTCATTGCCAAGATCGCCGTGAGCTACGGCCTGGACCCGATGATGAATGAGCTGACCGTCTACCAGGGGCAGCCGTTCGTCAGCCTGGCGGCTCGACTCAGGAAGGCTCAGGAGACCGAGCAGCTTGATGGCGTGGACATGCGCCCGGCTACCACTGAGGAAAAGACCGGTCGCGGCCTTGAGGCTGGTGATTACCTCTTTATGGCTGAGGTGTGGCGCAAAGGCAGCTCCCGGCCGTTCATGGGCTGGGGGACTGTCAAGAAAGCGGAGATCGATCGCGCGGTAGGGAACGCCCGGAGCAATAACCGCGATCCGTTCTTCCTTCCCCTGGTTAAGGATCCGGCTTCGATGGCCGAGAAACGAGCAATAGCGAAAGGCCTCAAACTGGCTTTCCACCTGCCGCTACCTTCCGTCGAGGACATCGGCGGCGAAGATCCTCTCATGCCTGACTCTTCCCCAGTCCCTCCGGCGGTTCCGGTATCTCGTGCCAATACTCACCCCCAGTCTATTCCCAGCAACACGCCCCCAGCCTGTTCGGTGATCATCGACCAGTCTCCCGCTGAGGGAATGGTGCAACCTTCTGAAAATCCTGAGCGTGCGGCCACCAGGCCCTCAGCCAAGCCCACCAGGGACCCGGCCAGCATAAAGATCTTGGCCGACTGCTGGAAGGCCTGCCATGAGGACTTCGGGCTTCAACCAAAGGATTGCTTGAGAGAGCTGGGAGCATCCAACCAGGCCGATATCGTTACTACCCCTTCCGAGTGCTACCTGGTTTTGAAGAAACTGAGGGAGGACCAGGGAAGGGGTGGAGGCGGGTAAATTCTTCGGAGCAAACGTTTTTCCAAACCGTTTGCCCAACTACGCGCACAAAATCGCAGTTGAGATGAAAGGGGATTAAAAATGCCGAATCATAAAAAACCTACCGCCATGCGCCGCTTGGAGGGCAATCCAGGGAAGCGTCCTTACAACGAGAATGAACCTCAGATCTCGGCCTCCCAGCCCTCTTGTCCCTCCCACCTCACCAGCCCAGCCCGGAGAGAATGGCAGCGGATCGTGCCGATCCTGGCCCGGGTAGGCGTTCTGACTGAGATCGACCGGGCGGCACTGGCCGCCTATTGCCAGGCATACGGTCGTTGGGTTGAAGCGGAGAGGCTAGTGAAAAAAGAGGGGATGGTGAAAGAAACTGCCAATGGATATCCGATAATCTCGCCTTACTTGGCCATTGTTAACAAAGCCCTAGAGCAAATGCACAAGTACCTGGTGGAGTTCGGGTTGACTCCTTCCAGCCGGTCCAAGGTCAGCGCGGTCCCCATGGTAAAAGAAGAGGATCCGCTTGAGACGTTGATGCGCGAGGCCGAGGAGAGGGCTGGTATAACAGGTTGAAGCGGCCGGTGAGCCTATACGAATGTTCCAATGCGATCGTCCAGGGCGATGTTATCAAATGCATCGCTGGCCATCATCTCGCCCGAAATGGGGAAGTCTGGGCAGACCGGCTGCAATCCGGGGAGGAGCTGGTATTTCAGGTCTGCCAGAATTGTAAGGACCTTGACCGGGCTGGCCGGCCGGTACCGGAAAAAGAAAGAGGCTGGTGACGATTACACCAGCCTCTTTCTACAATGCACTTGAACTTATACCCCCCTTTGCTAATTTCCCAGACAGAAAAATCTAGCTGTCAATCCGCTTTAAACCGAACGCTTTTAGAGTTTTGATGAGGCTTATCCCCTTTGTATATCCGGACAACCAGGAGATGCAATTTTCGCCTCCCGGTTGTGATAATTGCCCATTTTAACGCTCATTTTCCTGTGATTTGCACGCAGTTTTGAGCCTTCACCAGCCCCGCTCCAGCTTTGAGCTTACCGGCTATGATAGTCTTTAGGTCATTCGTAATCGGGTCAGTTGGCGGGATAAACCCATTGAGGATCATATCCGCGGCGATCTTCGCGAAAGACTGCAGCTCTATGCTGGCTCTTTCCTCCGGGGAGCTGCCGCGGGCCCACCCGCCCTTACCCTTGCTGCCATCTTTTACCGGTTGGCCATCGTCGTAGAGTTGAATCACCTTGCGGTGAGGGTATTCCTGGCCGCCGGCCGTGACGAACTTGGAAAATTCTACATCAGCGTCGAGCTCGGCGCCGTCTTTGATGTGCTCGAACAAGGCTTTAGCTGTGCATTCAAAAGGAGACTGGGGGCGGCTCTGCACACCAGCCATTACGG
This is a stretch of genomic DNA from Dehalogenimonas etheniformans. It encodes these proteins:
- a CDS encoding phage terminase small subunit P27 family; translated protein: MPNHKKPTAMRRLEGNPGKRPYNENEPQISASQPSCPSHLTSPARREWQRIVPILARVGVLTEIDRAALAAYCQAYGRWVEAERLVKKEGMVKETANGYPIISPYLAIVNKALEQMHKYLVEFGLTPSSRSKVSAVPMVKEEDPLETLMREAEERAGITG
- a CDS encoding ATP-binding protein, coding for MEQNFLEKAAENLGKLKPTATCETCGATAYSGAELEHEPRCLKDRENWMRRVISFSQLPANKPRTFDGFKKIDGTAKALAAAKLYCDPAQRRHPFLTFIGPPGVGKTHLAQAIGWWWAESLKFNFRYVQAEKMLDQLRRCFDRRSDSPEDDFDTQLNFLCKVPLLILDDLGTESSSDWSRAKLQSVIDDRYENGRLTVVTTNDPAKIPSRVLSRLREGVIVAIDAQDYRLTIASERSV